A section of the Gammaproteobacteria bacterium CG11_big_fil_rev_8_21_14_0_20_46_22 genome encodes:
- a CDS encoding acyltransferase gives MLRFLPGPVRGVLAILLHVLLVMVLFFYILALAPFQYLIPARAWRDFFTRRYRQIPGAWNFVSDAVLANLTKLKIRIQQNASVSKLQSYIVLANHQTWADIMIVQRAIGRIASPSVYMMKRELVWFPFLGQGCYLLGFPMMRRFSKAYLEKHPKKRGLDVKSTRKSCERYRRFPVSLVSFIEGTRYTQEKHDRQGSPYRHLLKPRAGGLAHALSAMGDQVKAFLDVTVVYQGGRSSIWELFTGKAREVCVNIDLRPIADFLRGDYDNDKHYREVFQRWVNELWSEKDRLIGEISARLNQTPV, from the coding sequence ATGCTACGTTTTTTACCTGGCCCTGTTCGTGGTGTATTAGCCATACTGTTGCATGTTTTGCTGGTGATGGTGTTATTTTTTTATATTTTAGCTTTGGCTCCGTTTCAATACTTGATCCCTGCACGTGCATGGCGTGATTTTTTCACCCGCCGTTATCGCCAAATCCCTGGGGCTTGGAACTTTGTGAGCGATGCAGTTTTGGCCAATCTCACCAAGTTGAAAATTCGCATCCAGCAAAATGCCAGTGTCAGCAAATTGCAGTCGTATATTGTCTTGGCCAATCACCAAACGTGGGCTGATATTATGATCGTACAACGAGCGATCGGTCGCATCGCTTCACCTTCCGTGTACATGATGAAGCGAGAGCTGGTGTGGTTTCCGTTTTTAGGGCAAGGCTGTTACCTCTTGGGTTTTCCCATGATGCGTCGTTTCAGTAAAGCCTACCTTGAGAAACACCCTAAAAAACGCGGTTTGGATGTAAAAAGCACACGAAAAAGTTGCGAGCGATACCGTCGTTTTCCGGTTTCATTGGTCAGCTTTATTGAGGGCACACGCTATACGCAAGAAAAACACGACAGGCAAGGCTCACCGTATAGGCACTTATTAAAACCGCGCGCCGGCGGATTGGCTCATGCTTTATCGGCCATGGGCGATCAAGTCAAAGCGTTTTTAGATGTCACCGTGGTTTATCAAGGTGGGCGCTCGAGCATCTGGGAGCTTTTCACGGGTAAAGCACGCGAAGTGTGTGTGAATATTGACTTGCGCCCTATCGCCGATTTCTTGCGCGGCGACTACGATAACGACAAACACTATCGCGAAGTGTTCCAGCGCTGGGTGAATGAACTCTGGAGCGAGAAAGATCGCTTAATCGGCGAGATTTCGGCGCGCTTAAATCAAACGCCAGTTTAA